TGAAGATTAAAGTAAAAGAACAGTTAGAAACTTTGTAGAGAGAAAGACAGCCCTACATGCAATTAACAGTCCAAAGCGTACTTTACACAAACCATTGAAAGGTCATTACAATAAAGTAAAACACAAgttaaataaacaaagaagaCAAAAACTACAACTTTTTAAGTAAAACGCAAGCAACTGTTTTTTTCTGAAAATCTAACTGCTTCGATCTCTCCATATTCATATTATTCGATCTCTTTTCTCTGGTATTTAAAATTTCGCCGGAGTACTTTCTAGTTTCTAGTTGCTCCGGATTTGTCTATTAACTCTCTGAATAAACTCTTCAACTCTTCTGTTCAGTTCCTCAACGGACATGGTTGAAAACTGATCATTTTCTTCTAGGTTTGGTTCACGTTTTGCAGTCTCTATACCGATCCTTCGAATATCGTTATTGCTTTCGTCAATCACTCCTCGTCTCGCTTTCTCCGACTTAACTCGACCAACGGTCGGTCTTGAATGAATCTTGTGATCAGCTTTCGGAGGAAGGACCTCATACCTCTTTTCTTGCCAATCCTCATCATGATGATTATGAACATGATGCTTTTCCGAACGATCTGGATTGGTCACACGAACCTCATGCGGAATATTACTTTCTGGGAACGAATCGCTTTCCTGacttgttattttcttttcatgccaAACGACAACCTCTCTGATCTTGGGACGATTGGACGTGTCTTTACAAACAACTTCCGGGTACTGTGAAACCAAGGATGGAACACTAGTTTTAACTTTGTTAGGCATATTCATGTACTCGTCGTGAAGACTTTGTTCCTCTTTGGATGAAGAGTAAGCACCATAGTCAGCagcaatgatgatgatgagagtGTTGGTAATGAAGAACCAAAACTTGGTGGTGTTGAGCAGGGTGGAAGGAGACAAATTGAAGATATAAAATACCGAAATGTAAACAAAAGTGAAGAGAAGAAAGGCAAAGAAGGACATTCCCTTGGCTTTTCGAACATATGATTCTTTGGAAGATTTATAGAATGAATGATCTCCCACTACATTTGGTGCTGGTTTGGTCATGTTTAAGGaaataattaaggaaaagaGTTGAAGTTTATGAGAGGATCGAGTACCTGAGGGGGTGGTGGGGCTTTGGAGCTCTTGCAGATCCTTTTATAAAGTATAGGAGTTCCACATGAAGAGGGCTTATGTATATATAGGGTTAATCAAGTGGCTAATAATTGAACTAGTCAAATTACAGATAACCCCGCAGCTTcttatttattcctaattaattaaaactttgTAACCTTTACCAAATATTTTCTTGGGTTTTGGGtgaacataattatatttaaaaataactttatttgaaaagttttaCACTATACATTATCTATgtgttataatttaatttaaaagataaattttaaattttaaatcttatggataaaatgaaaaatcagatttattattcttaacaccataaacaatatataatttatcatttttatccttCTATATATTTAAACACACGAATATTGATCATGTATAAATATGCatgttaaattaaaaatataaaaataaaaaattacatattgatATATGGTGTAGAAAATGATaggtaatatttttcaaattaaattatgtcacgtaaataaaatatgattttggcataagaaaaagaaaaattatatatacacaataacttcacatttttttatattattaaaaaatgtaattttattattttttttattttatatttaaaaaataatgatatattgAGTGGGAGGCTAGCAGCCTGGGTATTGGCTGCTTTCTGAATTTCTCAAGAATAACGATGTAGCTTCTAAGGAATTGCGTGGAAGATTAATTGGAAGGAGGCAAAAAAAATTGTGGGCGCTCCTGTAGTTCTCTGAGCAAGAGAGAATGGGTGTCTTTGACAAATGGCAAATGCCAAGTAGTCATCACAATATAAAGTACGACAGGAGTTTGATCAAACATTGCGTGCTGTCATACAGGTAATTTAAGCCACtcaatttcctttttatttgcCTTATAATTATGGACCACAATTCAATCgatcttataattaattatttccaCATATACGTTCACAAATTACTTAAAACTCCTAATCACACCCACAGGAATATGGGTGGTGTACTGTCGTTTTAACTTCAAAAATACGAGTAACATCTGTCATCAAGCTTTCttaaatatgaatttaaaatcttttttttcacATTGATACAAATAAAACAGAGTATTAATTGtgttaataaagaaaaatgtacATAAATCTTTTCAAATACAAAACTAGAGGCTTCTCTCTTGAAAGTCTGCGAATACTTCCCTAATCTTAGGCAAATAATGGTGGGTTGGGGCCAGCTCATTATTTATCCCTTTAGTTAATTCTTTGTCTCAGACATggattaataatatatagacaCGCATAGTTAATTAACGTAATTTATCATCGAACCTCTTCTGTGTAGTTCTGACACGTGCAAGACGGATCAAATTAGATGGTGACATTAGATtctattatataacaattgatCAAGATtgtgattaattaataattacaatattaataataaagtaaatGTTGagatatacaatcatttttgtatattttttatgtattttattgatgtgattgatcaaaataattattttatttttaaaaaaaaataatacagtcaatcacattaataaaatatataataaatatacaaaaatgattGTAGAAAAAGTTTTTGATATAATATTGGATAATCATCGAACAAAGATCTTGTATTGTTTTTGCTTGCTTTTGCTTCAATTTCGCTTTCTTAACTTCATGTAgggttgtatatatatatatatatatatatatatatatatatatatcagaaaaTCTTGTCTTGTTCATGTCATATGATTTGCTCTCatttaacaaaaactcatgggGTTTGATCAAAGAGACCATTGATGTGGTACATGCTCGTTGGTCTCCTCTTCTGTCTCTCTCTTTCATGTTTCAATCTTGAATTGCCTAATACATTTATTAAACCATCAATCACATTTACGTAATAGGGTTTTGCAGTAACGAGAGGAACACTCCAAAGACAGCGGGGATGAGGACATGTTTCGTGTGTTTGCTTAAAATATACATAGCTCTGATCATGGAATGAACACCATGATTTATGGTACGCCCTTTGGAAGAATGATTTTGGTTCAATTATTATCATTTAAGAAATACCATTCTagattctttatttatttatttattatcattgtaCTTACTCATCTAACACGTTAATAAGTATGAttgaatataataaaattcaacaataaaaatagcattgctcttatattttattaacatgaatgataatgaattcaCGGAGTTTAAATAGAGATTCGTGACGATGTTTTGACCTATTATTCTATGGTAGAATTTTTTAGCCGGTGTATATCTTAAAAGCAACTTGTTATTTTTGTCCTTGCCATAAACCAAGTCGGTATATTCTGTAGTACTATTATATGTGTGATGCTTCTCACACTTGAGCAATAAACTACAAAAATAACTCGCGCTTATGAAATTTGAGTTTTGGGTTGTATCACTGTTTACaggttgtaatatatatatatatatagaacaacTCTGAGGCATGTAGCAATAAAGATATAATAAACATAGTGGAGAGGCCAAAATCTCCGCAAAACCTCAAGGCTCACCCACAAGGCTTAAAGACCCAAAGGTCCAAAAGAAGGAGCCCATGATAAGTCCTGAACGTCGTGTGGGCCACATGTTCAAAATCTATGCATCACCTAccaaaaaatgataaacatatCAACAAGATAAATTCAAATACATCGTTGGTAGTCAGATAAGATCAGATAAGGATGGAGATTTAAATCATTAACTCGAGCTTAACTCaaataagagataagattaTTATAAAGAAGAGAATAGGCTCATTCCAACCTCTATATATGAGAGGAGACATACTAGTCAAGTAAGCGAATGACACCTCTGCTATTTATATAAGTCAAATAATTCGTTTGACTTAAATATTGGGGATGTTtcaatgagaaataatatttgtagttgtggttgtgcaagcgacgtgcagtcgctttgaaaaaaatgaattaatatgagacccacatgaaaaaaaaaaactaactttttaatcgtggattctactctttttcaaagcgattgcgcgacatttgcaattccacgactatatgtagcattgaTTTGTTTCAATACCCTTCCAGCCTTTCCCAACTAACGTATTGTAGTTTTGCTGGAGGCACTCGTAGGATTTGATCAATACAATAGAGCCGGCATATGATTGTTTTGGTTTggcatattaatttattagtggTGATGTTTCCGTACTTGTAATTTTGTTACGCCAACATACCGCTTGTTGTAGAATTcgttataattaaaaaagaaaaaaagaaaaaaaagagagattaaaACATCATTAATTTTTC
This sequence is a window from Carya illinoinensis cultivar Pawnee chromosome 9, C.illinoinensisPawnee_v1, whole genome shotgun sequence. Protein-coding genes within it:
- the LOC122276840 gene encoding uncharacterized protein LOC122276840; amino-acid sequence: MTKPAPNVVGDHSFYKSSKESYVRKAKGMSFFAFLLFTFVYISVFYIFNLSPSTLLNTTKFWFFITNTLIIIIAADYGAYSSSKEEQSLHDEYMNMPNKVKTSVPSLVSQYPEVVCKDTSNRPKIREVVVWHEKKITSQESDSFPESNIPHEVRVTNPDRSEKHHVHNHHDEDWQEKRYEVLPPKADHKIHSRPTVGRVKSEKARRGVIDESNNDIRRIGIETAKREPNLEENDQFSTMSVEELNRRVEEFIQRVNRQIRSN